From a single Cydia strobilella chromosome 17, ilCydStro3.1, whole genome shotgun sequence genomic region:
- the LOC134748901 gene encoding tropomyosin isoform X21, producing the protein MAAEWRRQRRARRDDADASQHGGRLSQRGRSAPRAEMSASAPHAHGRTPVRRRGHQHHPRLRGDRAPAPTNANTDPSKQVTLHSQTDDVVPCVNSVSESQQVTRTYGDDTLSNRNVIEGFSNIDDEDEFDKIIASVELRESSDDDFSNKEERSAGDGAEVPALTDASDDDPETAELARLRCTSVCTEVLAERESRRRRRCADYPGLAFGSSIFSSDTMMKFSIIKNELQNIKNTALKRAESEVAALNRRIQLLEEDLERSEERLATATAKLAEASQAADESERIRKALENRTNMEDDRVAILEAQLAQAKLIAEESDKKYEEVARKLAMVEADLERAEERAESGESYARHYTRITGRMRAAHIQAHTSHSNNFKALDST; encoded by the exons ATGGCAGCAGAGTGGCGACGGCAGCGCCGCGCGCGGCGAGACGATGCAGACGCCAGTCAACATGGCGGCCGCCTGAGCCAGCGCGGCCGGAGCGCGCCGAGAGCAGAAATGTCCGCGTCCGCGCCCCACGCCCACGGGCGCACCCCCGTGCGGCGCAGGGGGCACCAACACCACCCGCGGCTCCGGGGCGATCGCGCGCCCGCCCCCACAAACGCGAACACTGATCCGTCCAAACAAGTGACCTTACACAGCCAAACAGACGATGTTGTGCCTTGTGTCAATAGTGTTAGTGAATCTCAACAAGTGACAAGGACGTACGGTGACGATACACTTTCGAATCGAAACGTAATAGAGGGATTTTCGAATATTGACGATGAAGAtgaatttgataaaataatagcGAGCGTAGAATTGCGCGAAAGTTCGGATGATGATTTTTCTAATAAAGAAGAGAGGTCGGCGGGAGACGGTGCAGAGGTCCCCGCGCTCACGGACGCGTCAGACGATGATCCGGAGACGGCGGAGCTGGCCCGGCTGCGGTGCACCAGCGTGTGTACGGAGGTGTTGGCGGAGCGAGAGAGCCGTAGGCGGCGGCGCTGCGCCGACTACCCGGGCCTGGCCTTCGGCAGCTCAATATTTTCATCAGACACGATGATGAAATTTTCGATCATCAAGAATGAATTGCAGAATATCAAAAACACTGCTTTGAAAAGG GCTGAGTCCGAGGTTGCCGCCCTCAACCGACGCATCCAACTGCTGGAGGAGGACCTCGAGAGGTCCGAGGAGCGTctcgccaccgccaccgccaagCTCGCGGAGGCCAGCCAGGCCGCCGATGAGTCCGAACG AATACGCAAGGCGCTGGAGAACCGAACCAACATGGAGGATGACCGCGTGGCCATTTTGGAGGCGCAGTTGGCGCAGGCAAAGCTCATCGCTGAGGAGTCGGACAAAAAATACGAAGAG GTGGCCCGTAAGCTGGCCATGGTAGAGGCTGACTTGGAGCGTGCGGAGGAGCGCGCGGAGTCCGGCGAATC ATATGCACGGCATTACACCAGAATTACTGGCCGTATGCGTGCCGCACATATACAAGCGCACACATCACATAGTAATAACTTTAAAGCACTAGATAGCAcatag
- the LOC134748901 gene encoding uncharacterized protein LOC134748901 isoform X22, with translation MAAEWRRQRRARRDDADASQHGGRLSQRGRSAPRAEMSASAPHAHGRTPVRRRGHQHHPRLRGDRAPAPTNANTDPSKQVTLHSQTDDVVPCVNSVSESQQVTRTYGDDTLSNRNVIEGFSNIDDEDEFDKIIASVELRESSDDDFSNKEERSAGDGAEVPALTDASDDDPETAELARLRCTSVCTEVLAERESRRRRRCADYPGLAFGSSIFSSDTMMKFSIIKNELQNIKNTALKRAESEVAALNRRIQLLEEDLERSEERLATATAKLAEASQAADESERIRKALENRTNMEDDRVAILEAQLAQAKLIAEESDKKYEEICTALHQNYWPYACRTYTSAHIT, from the exons ATGGCAGCAGAGTGGCGACGGCAGCGCCGCGCGCGGCGAGACGATGCAGACGCCAGTCAACATGGCGGCCGCCTGAGCCAGCGCGGCCGGAGCGCGCCGAGAGCAGAAATGTCCGCGTCCGCGCCCCACGCCCACGGGCGCACCCCCGTGCGGCGCAGGGGGCACCAACACCACCCGCGGCTCCGGGGCGATCGCGCGCCCGCCCCCACAAACGCGAACACTGATCCGTCCAAACAAGTGACCTTACACAGCCAAACAGACGATGTTGTGCCTTGTGTCAATAGTGTTAGTGAATCTCAACAAGTGACAAGGACGTACGGTGACGATACACTTTCGAATCGAAACGTAATAGAGGGATTTTCGAATATTGACGATGAAGAtgaatttgataaaataatagcGAGCGTAGAATTGCGCGAAAGTTCGGATGATGATTTTTCTAATAAAGAAGAGAGGTCGGCGGGAGACGGTGCAGAGGTCCCCGCGCTCACGGACGCGTCAGACGATGATCCGGAGACGGCGGAGCTGGCCCGGCTGCGGTGCACCAGCGTGTGTACGGAGGTGTTGGCGGAGCGAGAGAGCCGTAGGCGGCGGCGCTGCGCCGACTACCCGGGCCTGGCCTTCGGCAGCTCAATATTTTCATCAGACACGATGATGAAATTTTCGATCATCAAGAATGAATTGCAGAATATCAAAAACACTGCTTTGAAAAGG GCTGAGTCCGAGGTTGCCGCCCTCAACCGACGCATCCAACTGCTGGAGGAGGACCTCGAGAGGTCCGAGGAGCGTctcgccaccgccaccgccaagCTCGCGGAGGCCAGCCAGGCCGCCGATGAGTCCGAACG AATACGCAAGGCGCTGGAGAACCGAACCAACATGGAGGATGACCGCGTGGCCATTTTGGAGGCGCAGTTGGCGCAGGCAAAGCTCATCGCTGAGGAGTCGGACAAAAAATACGAAGAG ATATGCACGGCATTACACCAGAATTACTGGCCGTATGCGTGCCGCACATATACAAGCGCACACATCACATAG
- the LOC134748901 gene encoding uncharacterized protein LOC134748901 isoform X20 has product MAAEWRRQRRARRDDADASQHGGRLSQRGRSAPRAEMSASAPHAHGRTPVRRRGHQHHPRLRGDRAPAPTNANTDPSKQVTLHSQTDDVVPCVNSVSESQQVTRTYGDDTLSNRNVIEGFSNIDDEDEFDKIIASVELRESSDDDFSNKEERSAGDGAEVPALTDASDDDPETAELARLRCTSVCTEVLAERESRRRRRCADYPGLAFGSSIFSSDTMMKFSIIKNELQNIKNTALKRAESEVAALNRRIQLLEEDLERSEERLATATAKLAEASQAADESERARKVLENKSLTDEERMDALENQLKEARFLAEEADKKYDEVARKLAMVEADLERAEERAESGESYARHYTRITGRMRAAHIQAHTSHSNNFKALDST; this is encoded by the exons ATGGCAGCAGAGTGGCGACGGCAGCGCCGCGCGCGGCGAGACGATGCAGACGCCAGTCAACATGGCGGCCGCCTGAGCCAGCGCGGCCGGAGCGCGCCGAGAGCAGAAATGTCCGCGTCCGCGCCCCACGCCCACGGGCGCACCCCCGTGCGGCGCAGGGGGCACCAACACCACCCGCGGCTCCGGGGCGATCGCGCGCCCGCCCCCACAAACGCGAACACTGATCCGTCCAAACAAGTGACCTTACACAGCCAAACAGACGATGTTGTGCCTTGTGTCAATAGTGTTAGTGAATCTCAACAAGTGACAAGGACGTACGGTGACGATACACTTTCGAATCGAAACGTAATAGAGGGATTTTCGAATATTGACGATGAAGAtgaatttgataaaataatagcGAGCGTAGAATTGCGCGAAAGTTCGGATGATGATTTTTCTAATAAAGAAGAGAGGTCGGCGGGAGACGGTGCAGAGGTCCCCGCGCTCACGGACGCGTCAGACGATGATCCGGAGACGGCGGAGCTGGCCCGGCTGCGGTGCACCAGCGTGTGTACGGAGGTGTTGGCGGAGCGAGAGAGCCGTAGGCGGCGGCGCTGCGCCGACTACCCGGGCCTGGCCTTCGGCAGCTCAATATTTTCATCAGACACGATGATGAAATTTTCGATCATCAAGAATGAATTGCAGAATATCAAAAACACTGCTTTGAAAAGG GCTGAGTCCGAGGTTGCCGCCCTCAACCGACGCATCCAACTGCTGGAGGAGGACCTCGAGAGGTCCGAGGAGCGTctcgccaccgccaccgccaagCTCGCGGAGGCCAGCCAGGCCGCCGATGAGTCCGAACG CGCCCGCAAGGTCCTCGAGAACAAGTCCCTGACTGATGAGGAGCGTATGGACGCCCTGGAAAACCAGCTGAAGGAAGCCAGGTTCCTCGCTGAGGAAGCCGACAAGAAATACGATGAG GTGGCCCGTAAGCTGGCCATGGTAGAGGCTGACTTGGAGCGTGCGGAGGAGCGCGCGGAGTCCGGCGAATC ATATGCACGGCATTACACCAGAATTACTGGCCGTATGCGTGCCGCACATATACAAGCGCACACATCACATAGTAATAACTTTAAAGCACTAGATAGCAcatag
- the LOC134748901 gene encoding tropomyosin-1, isoforms 9A/A/B isoform X34: MTTNMQQGTILDVLKKKMRQTKEEMEKYKDECEEYHKRLQVEIMRREEAESEVAALNRRIQLLEEDLERSEERLATATAKLAEASQAADESERIRKALENRTNMEDDRVAILEAQLAQAKLIAEESDKKYEEVARKLVMMEQDLERAEERADQSDSKIVELEEELRVVGNNLKSLEVSEEKAMASREHVEDKIHGLSAKLSQAEARAEFAERSVQKLQKEVDRLEDDLVAEREKSKLLQEEMEATLHDIQNM, from the exons ATGACGACAAACATGCAGCAAGGAACGATTCTGGACGTTTTGAAGAAGAAAATGCGCCAGACTAAAGAGGAAATGGAGAAATACAAGGATGAGTGCGAGGAATATCACAAACGGTTACAAGTGGAAATAATGCGGAGAGAAGAA GCTGAGTCCGAGGTTGCCGCCCTCAACCGACGCATCCAACTGCTGGAGGAGGACCTCGAGAGGTCCGAGGAGCGTctcgccaccgccaccgccaagCTCGCGGAGGCCAGCCAGGCCGCCGATGAGTCCGAACG AATACGCAAGGCGCTGGAGAACCGAACCAACATGGAGGATGACCGCGTGGCCATTTTGGAGGCGCAGTTGGCGCAGGCAAAGCTCATCGCTGAGGAGTCGGACAAAAAATACGAAGAG GTGGCGCGCAAGCTCGTTATGATGGAACAGGACCTCGAACGCGCCGAAGAGCGGGCCGACCAGAGCGATAG CAAAATCGTCGAGCTTGAGGAGGAGCTCCGCGTCGTCGGTAACAACCTGAAGTCCCTGGAGGTCTCCGAGGAGAAG GCGATGGCGTCCCGTGAGCACGTGGAGGATAAGATCCACGGCCTCTCCGCTAAACTGTCGCAG GCTGAAGCCCGCGCTGAGTTCGCTGAGCGCTCCGTGCAGAAACTCCAAAAGGAGGTCGACAGGCTCGAAG ACGACCTGGTTGCCGAGCGCGAAAAGAGCAAACTCCTGCAGGAGGAGATGGAGGCCACGCTCCACGACATCCAGAACATGTGA